From Lolium perenne isolate Kyuss_39 chromosome 5, Kyuss_2.0, whole genome shotgun sequence, a single genomic window includes:
- the LOC127304211 gene encoding uncharacterized mitochondrial protein AtMg00810-like — MFMLIYVDDIIVASSSPAATDALLKVLGKAFALKDLGDLHYFLGLEVHKVHDGIVLNQAKYAQDVLARVGMTHCSGSPTPLSSSEKITAREGDMLGPEDSTRYRSMVGALQYLTLTRPDICYAVNKVCQYLHAPTTVHWRAAKRILRYVKQTMSFGLTFLKSHSTLLSAFSDADWAGCSAKKQDTVSRSSTEAEYKSVANATAEVIWVWKPVARRKDRGTVEWTIGWIRALHSTIRDSE; from the exons ATGTtcatgcttatatatgttgatgatattatagtgGCCAGTTCATCTCCGGCTGCCACTGATGCCTTGCTGAAGGTTCTTGGTAAAGCTTTTGCTCTTAAGGATCTGGGTGATCTTCATTATTTCTTGGGTCTTGAAGTTCACAAAGTACATGATGGCATTGTTCTTAATCAGGCCAAGTATGCTCAAGATGTTTTGGCTCGTGTTGGCATGACTCATTGTTCTGGCTCGCCTACCCCTCTCTCGTCTTCTGAGAAGATCACTGCAAGGGAGGGAGATATGCTAGGTCCTGAAGACAGCACCAGGTATAGGAGTATGGTCGGTGCATTGCAGTATCTTACTCTCACAAGACCTGATATTTGCTATGCTGTCAACAAAGTCTGTCAATATTTGCATGCTCCTACTACTGTCCATTGGAGAGCTGCAAAGCGAATTTTGAGATATGTGAAGCAGACCATGAGTTTTGGGTTGACCTTTCTCAAGTCGCACTCAACATTATTGAGTGCCTTCTCTGATGCTGACTGGGCTGGTTGT AGTGCCAAGAAACAAGATACTGTCTCAAGATCAAGTACTGAAGCAGAGTATAAGTCAGTAGCTAATGCTACAGCTGAAGTCATTTGG GTGTGGAAGCCAGTGGCTAGGAGGAAGGACCGCGGGACAGTGGAGTGGACGATTGGCTGGATCCGCGCCCTCCACTCGACCATCAGGGACAGCGAGTAG
- the LOC127304210 gene encoding uncharacterized protein: MPALFHRRFRMSRPLFRRIMDGVKLYDDYFCAKVDAIGKVGLSSYQKCTAAIRMLAYGVAGDFVDEYTRMSESTGLEAMYRFCRAVIGSFGEQYLRQPTAEDTARLLSINAARGFPGMLGSIDCMHWEWKNCPFGWQGAYSGHSEGCTVILEAVASHDTWIWHSFFGMAGSHNDINVLQRSPVFDRLAYGQSPDVDFEINGQHYTKGYYLADGIYPPWATLVKTIRKPNSEQEARFAKEQETARKDVERAFGILQARWAIVRHPARAWDVQTLWEVMTACVIMHNMIVEVERDDSLFDNDWEGQGELVTPEGGPASFPDILHAHHEIRDLAVHNQLRADLIEHMWQHVGNNAANNNDDGNPED, translated from the coding sequence ATGCCGGCCCTGTTTCACCGGCGTTTTCGGATGTCCAGGCCGTTGTTCCGCCGGATAATGGACGGCGTCAAgctctacgacgactacttctgcgcgaaagtggatgcaattggcaaggtaggcctctcttcgtaccagaaatgcacggcagcgattaggatgctcgcatatggcgttgccggtgatttcgtagatgagtacacgcgcatgagtgagtctaccggcttggaagcgatgtacaggttctgcagagcagtgatcggttcgttcggagaacagtacctccggcaacctactgcagaggacacagctcgtctgttgtcaatcaacgctgccagagggtttcctgggatgcttggcagcatagactgcatgcactgggagtggaagaactgcccctttggttggcagggTGCATACAGCGGTcattctgaggggtgcacagtcattcttgaagctgttgcttcacatgatacatggatttggcactcattcttcggaatggctggctcgcacaatgacatcaatgtgctgcagcgctctccggtgtttgataggctggcgtacggtcagtcccctgatgtggattttgagatcaatggccaacactacaccaaggggtactaccttgctgatggtatctatccaccttgggctacactcgtgaagacaatccgaaaacccaactcagagcaggaggcaaggtttgccaaagagcaagagacagcccggaaagatgtcgagcgggcatttggcatcctccaagctcgttgggctatcgtcagacaccctgccagagcctgggatgtgcaaactctgtgggaggtgatgaccgcttgtgtaatcatgcataacatgattgttgaggtggagcgggatgattcactctttgataatgactgggagggccagggagagttggttactcctgAAGGTGGTCCGGCATCATTCCCGGACATTCTTCATgcacaccatgaaattcgagatctagctgtacacaaccagctGCGGGCTGATTTGATCGAGCACATGTGGCAGCAtgtaggcaacaatgctgcaaacaacaatgatGATGGAAATCCCGAAGACTAA